A region of the Larimichthys crocea isolate SSNF chromosome XVIII, L_crocea_2.0, whole genome shotgun sequence genome:
TATTcgtatctttttattttatttagaaacgTGTGGcggggaggggaaaaaacaaaccacgACCTTGTTGTGTTTGAACTACGTTAGCTGAATGTTGTTGTAACGTTAcgaacttaaaaaaaaaaagcgtaaCGTCAGTTGACGTAACTTAAGACGTTAACGGCTTTTCGGCGCTGTAACGTTTAAATTAgcgattttttttctttacgtCGAGTGATTAATTTTGATtagaaaatttaatttaaaaaaaaaaagctgaattaaataaataaatacgaAGCAAAACGTTGTTCTGCTTTGATAATacacggtaaaaaaaaaaaaaaagtgaaccgCTGTCCTTCCTGCTGCGCCCTCGTACACCAGCTGGAATCgacttcataataataataataataataatatgacagaactcatgttattgttgtttctttctttcttagaGCCGTCTTTACCTTGTGCCTCTTCAAGTTGAGTCTCCAGTTCAAACCTGGTCTTCACATCGCTGCTCCGGTGGGAGAGTGAAGCTCACTGTTCACACGTGTTGCACAGGTGCTCTCTTACTGTAACGTGCTTTGCGTCACTGAGTGTCTTCACGTTTTACCTGTTGTGTGAAAAAACACCCAGCCCCTGCACTTTACACGGCTAAAAGAAGGCAATGACTTGAATAAAGACAACTGAAATGATAAAAGCTTTATTCGTAACAACACTGCTTGACAAGAACAACAGGTGTACTATGCACATcagtgtattttattattttttttgcatatatCTTCATCAAAACTCTGTAAtacttaaatataaatgtaatgtataatCTAAGGAGCATTTAAGTACCATAGGGCAAGACCTGGTCTGTCCTACACATCCAGTATTATTTATAAACCCAGTAACTGTGGTAATCAGTCTAATAATTTATAGAATTGTTCTCATTTAATGTTCACTCACAACAGTAATGCATTAAATGCAAGATAGTcgtcacacaaaataaaagagaagcaTTAAAATATGCTGGTCAGCTAGGGAGATTACTTAATGACGtatgagaaaataaagacaaaatacagcaattattaattatcaaaatacaTCATTTTATGTACACTGTTGGAGACTACCAAAAGAGGtaaaacaaaagacagtttCTGCTTCTGTGTCGTGGGATACTAGAGAACTCATAGTAGACCGGATAATCTCCTCctggaagacaaaaacaaaatgcagttgTTCATGCATGTGTTGTTGTGGATACATTtgtatatgatatgatattgCAACACATTGAGTTTGGCTTACAGTAGATGATATATTGTCAAAAGAATTATAGCACTGCTATGGACTGCTCTCTCCTTCCACTTGAACATTCCCACTAAAAGACTGTGGTTCACCGTCTACTCCCTGCAGAGTGGAGCCTTTGTCGCTATCCAACCCTCTATTTTCACCATCCTGtcatttaaagagaaaagagacacaatatatacaataactGAAGACTTACTGTGCCAGACAACATAAAGAcgtggggaaaaaacaagactccagtGTCTTTTTATAGGTATTTTATGGTCCAATAAAACAACCATAGTGAGGtcaagcaaaaacaaatgaaacctttatttttaggcagagaaaaaaagattgtgGCATAATataatggggggaaaaaagcccCATTGCTTGTGATGCCCCCGGTGAGTAGATGTACTTCCTCAGTGCATTGTACCATAACTCAACAATTCTCTTCATTTGTTTGAACTATGTGGACTATTTCCTGACATTATGAAAAGTCCTTGGACAAACCATATGATCAGCTTTGCACATTTATTTGATCTGCATGGCAAGCACAAGAGTTAGCCCCAAAATCCTTTATTCAGCATTTACATCTTTAGCCAAAATATATGTGTACTGTTATTTCTGAACTTACCTCGAGCTTAGATAATCCTTCTGACTCACTGACTGGTGAGTGACTTGGAATTGGGGACAGTGATGGCGAAACAGGCGAATGAGGCGACTTGTAGGATAAGGACTGGCTTCTTTTCACAGCAGAGGACACTGCCTGGGCAAAGCGGGATGGTGTTGCAGGAGAATATGGCCTAGGGGCTGCAAAGCTCCTTAATTTTTCCAAACTTAACCCTAAGCTTGGCTCTTTACACGGCAAACTACTTTGCCTTGTGATTCGCATCATGGCTACATTCTTGTTATCTCCTTTTGGGCTCAGCTCAACGTTTGCGGCCCCTGTCGTCTCCTCTTGATACTgcacaggaggtggaggaggaggagggagtggtaattgtgttttctctgcacttGCTTGAGCCTCCCTCTGGCCAGAGCCAGGAGTGGCACTGAGTCGCTTTTCCGCTGCTGAAGTTACATAATACCcaggtgtttttttgtgctgtgcCAAGCGGAAAGAACCAGGCTTAGGTTTAGTTGCGGGTGGAATTTTCATCTCCTTGACCTCTACTGGTGAACTTGCTTGAGATACCCCATCAGCCGAGGATGACATCTTGTCATCCGCTTTAGGTAAACTTGTTGGTGATGAGGAATGAGTGGATTCAGGTATACTTCCATTAACAGTGTCTtgggtagtagtagtagtgctAGTCAGTAAGTCTTCCCTGGGTATAGTAGAGTGCAGCTCACTTTTTTCCTTTGAgacttctgtctgttctcctGGTGCTGTAGTTTCCTCCAGCTGAAGAGAACCAATATTAAGTCCCTCTTCTGGAGCTGCAAGAGGCGTCTCCAGTGTCAGTGCAACTTCAAAATATCTAAGTTTCTCCAGGGACTTCTGAGGCACGATGGTATACGTTGTCATCCCCACCTTGGGAATGTAGTCCCTTGTCAGCTCGTTGGAAGGCTTGGGCTTTGGCTCAGAATTTGTGGCATAAATAGATGGTGCCTTTGTTGTGGCAGGGGCACTCGGTGTTGAGTCTTGGCATGTTGAGGTCTCTGAGGTGTCAGATAAGGCATTCTTGAGGTCAGGCGGGTCCAGTTCCTCAGTCAAAGTGGCCATATCTTTCTTCCCCGCTGATTCAACGACAGGCGCATTAACCGAGGAAGGAATTTTGTCTATGTGTTGTTCTGGAGGCACAGGTAGTTGTGTGACATCTGTTTGCACTTGAGCATCCTCTCCAGTGGGGCGTGATGGGCTGGTAGTCACCGGGCTCTCCAACCTATCAGTCTGTTCCCAGAGGGTTTCAGTGTTTGCCTGAGCGGAGGCCTGTGCTTCTGCATCCTGCATCACAGGCGGAGGGAGGCTGCTGGGTACAGTACTGCAATCACCTTCTACGCTTTCAGGTGTAGACCCTTCACACATTACCTGCTGGCTTACATTTTCAAGTTGACACGGACCACCATCTGTacaaaaaagataatttttcaGGTGAGAGAGGTGAAATTTTTGAGAGGCAAAAACACATAGACTTGGGCAAAGTTCAAGAAATACATTAGTAGGTATCTTTGCAACATATCTGCAGCCCAGATATGAACAATACCACTATATTTAAAGTGCAAACCCACTAGTATCTGCCAGTTCAGATAAGCCTGTTCCATCAGTTGTCCTGACTTCACTCGGAGCTGCTGAATTGTTCCCTGTGCTCTGCAgttgactgtaaaaaaaaaaatcaagcaaagAGAGGGAATGAAAACTGTTGCTAACActaatgggaaaaaaacagcttagGCTTGAGAAGTTATACTAGAGTTCGTACTTGCCATCTGAGGACAGATCATAAGACTGATCTTCCCCACTGCCCTCCTCAACGGACATTGTGCTCACTATGTCAGGATCAGGGGACGGGGTATGCAGTGAAACATCAGCAGACATATTGAGGCTGCTGTCCTCTCCCTGGGTATCATTAGCAGTTGCAGACATTGCAGAGGCAGTGATCTCCTCTTGCTCCACAATCTCCTCCAGTGTGTTAGCAGCTGCACCCcctgtaaaacacaaagaagtcaCGCCAAATCATTCACATTTACCATATCTAAACAGGTATTATCAGAGCGAAGTGATCAATGGAGTATCAAAGATCACATTAAATCTCTTTTGGCAAGGGCAAGTGTTGGCTGTAATGTATAAACAATTGACATTATGACTTACTGTATGGAAATGAAAACCTTTAACAACATCCTTATTATGTTTTCCCACCATAATCAAGCATTCAGCTATACTTATCTCATCAAgtacacacattaacatttctAACAAAGAAAGGTTCTTTGATGAAAGACTTCCACTTTTGCATCTCAGTGTCCCTCTTCTTACCAACTAAAGGAAGTGCATCACAGAGGATAAAGGGAGCAAGAGGAATTTCAAGCCTACTTAAACAAAACTGCAGCTACTTCTCACTGTTCTCAGCCTCTGATCTCTATATCTACTGGGCAGCAATGAGTCATTAGGGAAATAGCAGAGGAAGTTATCTTTCTTCATGTTTGAAAGGTTAGGAACATAGGGGGACAGGGTGGAGATGGTGGGGGTAGATATGTTggtgtatacatgtatacagcAGTCTTGTCTGTGATTATGGGATTTTCTAATGCATCAACACACtatgcaaagaaaaaagacacagagggatATAGACAGCAATTTAAAGGAGATCAGACAAATGGCATATCAGAATACTTTTGATGGAGTGAAGTGAACTTTGTTTGTGGTCCTCAAAGCAATTGAAAGACTCATCAGATACATCTTATTACAGGCAACTCAGACATTGCGCTGGATAGTTCAGTATTTTCTACTACTGAACAAAAGCTGAATAAAACACAGCGAGATCCGTGAATTGTccagtgtaaatatgtttttccgGAAGTAATTTCAATGTGAGCACCTCAAACAAACTTCCACTTAACTCAGATGTATCAGAGTGATAGCAGAGAGCAaccaaaagcaaaactaaacaTATGACTAGATGCCATAAATGGAAAGTGGGAAAATAAGCAAGAaatctttatttctgttatcTATAATAGTTTTTATACCTTCAGTAATGTATGCCAAAAGAGATTGCCTATGTTTGTTTATGAGAATCTTTTAGGGAAAACTATTCTTGCTTTAAATTGCTTTGTATACAGGACGGGTGGGGTTTCCCTCACAGGAAAATACAGCAAGGGTCAGATGTGTCTACACAATCACAGGAAAGTATATCAAAGCAAGTTAATTATACCCAACCAAGGGAAAATGCCTGGCATTTCAAAACCTACAGTAATTCTCAGAAACTGTAAGTTTTCTCCTGGAAAAATTAGTCAATGTTCAATAATGACCACTAGGAGGTGCAAGActcacataaataaaatattgtagcCTGCCTGCAGAGTTAGAGAAAACCTGACTTTGTCTTCGAGGCCAAAGTACACATGACAAAATGTCACACTGCAGGCAATATGTCATTTAGAACGCAGCAGTTAaacaatgtaaatgtattatttaaaaggAATATAGTGGATCCTCTGAGTGATCAGGATAATACAAATgtgtaaacaaagacaaaccttGCAACTTTTCATCAGGAGGAACTGTTTCTTGGACAGCAGCACTAGGGGATGTGGGTGGTGGAGGAGCTTTACGTTTGGTTCTCTTCAGTGAAGACTCTGCTGAGGACCCACGACTAAAACCAGACATCTAGGGCACAtaacaatatttaatttttaagttATATAATCAATGCACCTAAACTCTGAATGGTTGTCATTCGACCATTCTACCACCCAAGTATTGAAGAACTGTGCTGAGATATCAGAGCTTAATATGCAGGCCACTCACCTGGTCACCATCCAGTTGGGTGTTGGGTTCAGAGTTGAGTCTCTGACGAGTGCTGAGATCCGAGGGGCAGCTCTGAGACACAAGGATTGGGGGTTGAGGTGCGCGTCTTTTCTTTGGCACATCAGTGGTTGTAGGGGAGCCGAGTGGAGACGAATTTGAGCTAGGTAAGGCCATGCTGAGAGGTCGAGGCTTGCTCACAAGcacaggagaagctggagcactGGCTGTCATTGCCTTTAAAGAACAAACATCCAATCAGAACATGATAAGAGGCCTGTTCCCAAACAACATAGTGCATGTCGACCAATGGCAAACCAAAGTAAACAAACCTCCCTCTGAGCATTTCAGGTTACTTTCTTATACAGTTGTATATTTGAATaaccacaacattaaaaaaaataaataaatgctgcattgcctgttcagattttttcttgctttttctaAACTTGCTGAAGAGgcctttgttttcttcctctttttgatttttatcttttccGGGCATGACTGTTcctgaaagaaacacaacaaaaattcCAATGTTAGTCAGAAATATGAAAGCTCTGCTGAGGTCAATTGTAGAGTTTACAAACTGAAATACCTGCATTAGATGGTGATGCTGGACACACTGGAGAAGCACGTTgtcctgcagaggaaacaagaaGGAGAttaagtgcaaaaaaaaaaaaaacacagaaccaACTAAAGTGTTAAAATTCGCACAATCTCGTGCCTTACACAACACAGTTTCCTTTTTCTAATACATTAGTACTTACCTTTAGTGTCTCTTGCATACACCTCCCTTATTGCATAATCATTAAGAGAGCTTGACAAGTCCAAAGGGGCCAGTGATTGGACATCTTTCAACAAAACTGTAGTCTCCACCTCAAATTCACATTTCTCACAGATGGCTGGTAAGTGTTCAGCCAGGGGAACTCGAGGATTAACTCGTAGTATAGTTTTCTGCGTCTTTTTGTAGTTTATCACCATCCGAACGGTTGCCtggaaaacatgaaatgtgCCAATTTGATAAAGTCCGTTTATCCAACATGAACAGCAAATAGTGGACTTGCATGGTGTCACATGTTTAATGTACCTCAGGCATCTGGGGAGCTGTCTTCTTATTTTTATCCTCCCCTTTAGGTTTAAGTATGATCTTCTCTGCATCCAAAGTTCCTATGAGAGCATTGGGCTTGAGTTTGGTGTTCTTCCTGTTCGTGGTGACCAGTTCTAAGGTGTGGCTCGATGGGTTCAGGTGATACTTTGCACAAAGCGTCACTAATAGGTCCATAAGGggtttgctaaaaaaaaaaaaaaaaaacacagtagacACAAttaatcacaaaacaaaattataaGAATAAGATTGAAGAAGATATGAAATCGGGTTAAGTTACAggtaaaacagagagaagaatacattcatcatatttaagaggagggaagcagagaatatttggcatttctgcttttaaaaatgacaactgattgattaaaacatgaacacagataCACTTTCTGGGTATTGCTGAATCATGACGgctgtgcagatgtgtgtggaAAACACCACAAAGCACATTTCCAGTTACAGTTGCTAAGTTACAGTAGCAACAGTAGCTCTGTAAAGCTTCCCTGACACTGATAATACAGTATAAACGTAATGCTTTAACCTTAATCctcaaaacattaacattagcattaactCTGTTGTGCGGGCACTTAGACCAGGTTTagaaggagaaaagaaggtgAAGAATCCAGTGCTTAATCCTTTCATAATGGATTGGTCTCAGTACTTTCCCAAGAGGCCAAGGTGCAAAAGACACCGGGGGGAAGAATGTTTGTAAACCGTGTGCATTGTGAGAAAGATAATAATATCTTAAGTAAACTCTGTTGATGGAAAGTCTaaggtgtgtgagtgagtagACTCACAGAAGGACACACAGACCTTGTGATGAAAAACTCTGACATGGAGGTATGTTGACACATGTTGATCTGATAAAGCGGTACAGTCGTAGCTTAAGCAGTGAACAGTAAGATCTGTACGTGTTCTCATTGCATTGTAGCATTTAATCAAGAGATAAGATTAGGAGTCAAAGGTGCATTCATCCTTACGTACAATAATGAAGAAACTCAAATGCAGTTTTGCAACTAGTACAAATATTAACCAAAACCACACATTCAGCTACTCCACCTATCTGACTGAATCTAACTGGAACGGCAACTTAATGTGATGACTTAATCCGACATCAGTCTCATGATGTAGTGTGCAAATGTCATACTGTGCTCAGCATGGATAAATGCACAATGGTGTTCTTATTCAAACTGCAAAAGTAGTCATCTTTTATATGTAACTGTGTGATTTTAAACTTCTATCATGATTAAGAGACAGTGACCTAAACTGTACCTTCCATGGACTGTGGTCAACTTCTCTTCTCCGCCAGGCAGAACCACAACCAGAGAGAGGTCTTTATCAATAAGGTTCTCCTTCTGGTCCATGGTTAAATGAGGACTTCCTGGGTACCACTGAGAGAAACCTGGGGATTCCAGCTTCTTTAGTCCTGGCGGGGATGGTGCTTTGCTCTTAGTCGACACCCTGTAGTTGGACAAGAAAAGTATAAATTATTTTCAGGGTTGTTAAAAGTGTGACTATTGCTTTGGCACAGTTGGACGAATGAGCACTTTACTGGTaatggtgtgcatgtgtgggcaTTATTATAGAAAATATCTTTAAAGTTGTTTCTGCTATCTCAGACAGTAATCTGACTGAAAATTCGCCAGACAGCATGAAAGGAATCCTTTCTtcttgaggttttaaaaaagcGGTGAGGCTATTACATGAAAGGGCTCAAGTCCACTTTGCAAACAAGTCACAAGACAACCAAGTGGACAGATTTACTCATTGAGCCCGAAGAAATGTCTGTGAATGGACAGACATGTAAGAGAGACTgataataaaatgcaaaataaaggCCAGAGTTTCTGTATGTTGTGTAACTCACCCCACATCATGCATTAGTGCATGCAACATCGCTTTTAATGTGACTGACTGTGATGAACACGTTTCAGTTTGGAAGTGTACTTGTTAGTGTTTGTCTAGGCATTCCTACTGTGTCAATACTGTGCAGCGCAGTCATGTGAGAAACTGAACaactatgacacacacacacacacacacacacacacacaaattcatacATCCAAATGTATCACTTTATCCTGAACAGCTAGCTCATAATAACTCATAATAAATCTGTGACACATCCTAGTTCAGATAATTACACCGTTCTCACAAAGCACCAGAGAGGtggtgataaaaatgtgttgtctgtaaataaaaactTGGATTTGATTTGTGATTATAGTGTTTTCATAGTGTTTTAAGACTAGCcgtaacacattttttttgttttgtgttaccATTTGTTTGACATGAAAAGCTGCACACGTTAtgataacaaacaaaaaggtaGACACAAAATCACATCAAGTCAGCACTGCCATACTACAATCCCATCAGTAACTTTAGAGACATTCAAGCGTCACACCGTTCAGTCAGCATATAGATAAAACATGGGTTTTGCAGACCCACTGCCTTGAATTATAGCCTGTAAAGTCTCACGTGGGGGCACTGCTTATTCAAACAGAGGAATCCGAGCAATGCAAGGTCACAGGCTCCACTGAGGCACGTCTAGCAGAGGATTATTAGCCTTGCTGTGGGGGTGGCTGTCCTTAAACATTATGACATACaagaaaacacacgcacacacactttgatttaGAGTTACCAGAGTCTGTTGATATGCCATCCTTTACTTTAATGCACTGTCATGTAAGTAATTACCTTTATACATACTTGTATAAATCTCTGACATGCTTCCTGAAATGGTTTTATTAAAAGTGtgattttaaacacaaatgtgtaAACAACATTATGCAAATTTGAGCTGGGAAATATACTGTAGGCCTACTACCAATGCAACCATGACAGCATATCCTGATACAATTGAAATGGTGACTTCTTACCGGGAAACTACACATGATCTATTTCCTTGTAATGTGAACAACTAGCTACATAccacatttattaattattctgTGGTTCAGTAGAgagtgttgcaaaaaaaaaaaatcaatggcTTGAGTGATGATGGTACTGAGATGAAATTGAGAAGTTTGAAAGGAAGCGCACACAACCCTGCTTTAAGTTTGTAAGGCAAACTCGCTGCAGCCACACATTCAGGCAGCTTATATTTTATCACGCTATTACTAAATGAACTAAGACCTCTAAGACTCTGAAATCATTTAGTAAGATTTATTACCTCTCTAATAAAGAACTGAAATCAGGTGACCACTAAGAAAACTCACTTTGCATGACCTGAAGTGACCCGTTTGACACCTGACAATacattatatgttttttttccagtgaatAGTGAACAAGTTTCATATTTACAAATgtacagatgtttctttttatgcatTATTGTCTGCTATTCTTCAAGCAGCTAGATGGAATTTGATCCTGAGTCAGTAGACAGCAGACTGTAGGCAGTACAGAGGAAGAGACTCAATAATTTCAGAAATTCCAAGAAGAGCTGaggcaacagaaaaacaaataagcaaTAAGCAGTGGgacacacaacagaaacacacttgtTTATCTGCTCATCTTCGAGCCAAACATAGCAACTGTAGCTAGGATGATGAAGACACGCGGCCCAACACAGACGATAATGAGCAAATCTAAACAATACTGCCGTGACTtgtgaagtgtttatttttgttgattCTGTTCTGGTGCAGAGTGTGTGGCAGTAAGAAGCTCGAAACGTTTCCTcgaaaaataaactgaaaagtAAGAAGGTTCGACTGCAGCGCTCTCTCCCATGGATTTGTGTGAAAAGC
Encoded here:
- the cobll1b gene encoding cordon-bleu protein-like 1b isoform X1 yields the protein MEADICVENQPHSCPRDFVKPMSLVMDDHGSQPHARSSGLRVSTKSKAPSPPGLKKLESPGFSQWYPGSPHLTMDQKENLIDKDLSLVVVLPGGEEKLTTVHGSKPLMDLLVTLCAKYHLNPSSHTLELVTTNRKNTKLKPNALIGTLDAEKIILKPKGEDKNKKTAPQMPEATVRMVINYKKTQKTILRVNPRVPLAEHLPAICEKCEFEVETTVLLKDVQSLAPLDLSSSLNDYAIREVYARDTKGQRASPVCPASPSNAGTVMPGKDKNQKEEENKGLFSKFRKSKKKSEQAMTASAPASPVLVSKPRPLSMALPSSNSSPLGSPTTTDVPKKRRAPQPPILVSQSCPSDLSTRQRLNSEPNTQLDGDQMSGFSRGSSAESSLKRTKRKAPPPPTSPSAAVQETVPPDEKLQGGAAANTLEEIVEQEEITASAMSATANDTQGEDSSLNMSADVSLHTPSPDPDIVSTMSVEEGSGEDQSYDLSSDGNQLQSTGNNSAAPSEVRTTDGTGLSELADTNGGPCQLENVSQQVMCEGSTPESVEGDCSTVPSSLPPPVMQDAEAQASAQANTETLWEQTDRLESPVTTSPSRPTGEDAQVQTDVTQLPVPPEQHIDKIPSSVNAPVVESAGKKDMATLTEELDPPDLKNALSDTSETSTCQDSTPSAPATTKAPSIYATNSEPKPKPSNELTRDYIPKVGMTTYTIVPQKSLEKLRYFEVALTLETPLAAPEEGLNIGSLQLEETTAPGEQTEVSKEKSELHSTIPREDLLTSTTTTTQDTVNGSIPESTHSSSPTSLPKADDKMSSSADGVSQASSPVEVKEMKIPPATKPKPGSFRLAQHKKTPGYYVTSAAEKRLSATPGSGQREAQASAEKTQLPLPPPPPPPVQYQEETTGAANVELSPKGDNKNVAMMRITRQSSLPCKEPSLGLSLEKLRSFAAPRPYSPATPSRFAQAVSSAVKRSQSLSYKSPHSPVSPSLSPIPSHSPVSESEGLSKLEDGENRGLDSDKGSTLQGVDGEPQSFSGNVQVEGESSP
- the cobll1b gene encoding cordon-bleu protein-like 1b isoform X2; this encodes MEADICVENQPHSWVSTKSKAPSPPGLKKLESPGFSQWYPGSPHLTMDQKENLIDKDLSLVVVLPGGEEKLTTVHGSKPLMDLLVTLCAKYHLNPSSHTLELVTTNRKNTKLKPNALIGTLDAEKIILKPKGEDKNKKTAPQMPEATVRMVINYKKTQKTILRVNPRVPLAEHLPAICEKCEFEVETTVLLKDVQSLAPLDLSSSLNDYAIREVYARDTKGQRASPVCPASPSNAGTVMPGKDKNQKEEENKGLFSKFRKSKKKSEQAMTASAPASPVLVSKPRPLSMALPSSNSSPLGSPTTTDVPKKRRAPQPPILVSQSCPSDLSTRQRLNSEPNTQLDGDQMSGFSRGSSAESSLKRTKRKAPPPPTSPSAAVQETVPPDEKLQGGAAANTLEEIVEQEEITASAMSATANDTQGEDSSLNMSADVSLHTPSPDPDIVSTMSVEEGSGEDQSYDLSSDGNQLQSTGNNSAAPSEVRTTDGTGLSELADTNGGPCQLENVSQQVMCEGSTPESVEGDCSTVPSSLPPPVMQDAEAQASAQANTETLWEQTDRLESPVTTSPSRPTGEDAQVQTDVTQLPVPPEQHIDKIPSSVNAPVVESAGKKDMATLTEELDPPDLKNALSDTSETSTCQDSTPSAPATTKAPSIYATNSEPKPKPSNELTRDYIPKVGMTTYTIVPQKSLEKLRYFEVALTLETPLAAPEEGLNIGSLQLEETTAPGEQTEVSKEKSELHSTIPREDLLTSTTTTTQDTVNGSIPESTHSSSPTSLPKADDKMSSSADGVSQASSPVEVKEMKIPPATKPKPGSFRLAQHKKTPGYYVTSAAEKRLSATPGSGQREAQASAEKTQLPLPPPPPPPVQYQEETTGAANVELSPKGDNKNVAMMRITRQSSLPCKEPSLGLSLEKLRSFAAPRPYSPATPSRFAQAVSSAVKRSQSLSYKSPHSPVSPSLSPIPSHSPVSESEGLSKLEDGENRGLDSDKGSTLQGVDGEPQSFSGNVQVEGESSP
- the cobll1b gene encoding cordon-bleu protein-like 1b isoform X3 encodes the protein MDQKENLIDKDLSLVVVLPGGEEKLTTVHGSKPLMDLLVTLCAKYHLNPSSHTLELVTTNRKNTKLKPNALIGTLDAEKIILKPKGEDKNKKTAPQMPEATVRMVINYKKTQKTILRVNPRVPLAEHLPAICEKCEFEVETTVLLKDVQSLAPLDLSSSLNDYAIREVYARDTKGQRASPVCPASPSNAGTVMPGKDKNQKEEENKGLFSKFRKSKKKSEQAMTASAPASPVLVSKPRPLSMALPSSNSSPLGSPTTTDVPKKRRAPQPPILVSQSCPSDLSTRQRLNSEPNTQLDGDQMSGFSRGSSAESSLKRTKRKAPPPPTSPSAAVQETVPPDEKLQGGAAANTLEEIVEQEEITASAMSATANDTQGEDSSLNMSADVSLHTPSPDPDIVSTMSVEEGSGEDQSYDLSSDGNQLQSTGNNSAAPSEVRTTDGTGLSELADTNGGPCQLENVSQQVMCEGSTPESVEGDCSTVPSSLPPPVMQDAEAQASAQANTETLWEQTDRLESPVTTSPSRPTGEDAQVQTDVTQLPVPPEQHIDKIPSSVNAPVVESAGKKDMATLTEELDPPDLKNALSDTSETSTCQDSTPSAPATTKAPSIYATNSEPKPKPSNELTRDYIPKVGMTTYTIVPQKSLEKLRYFEVALTLETPLAAPEEGLNIGSLQLEETTAPGEQTEVSKEKSELHSTIPREDLLTSTTTTTQDTVNGSIPESTHSSSPTSLPKADDKMSSSADGVSQASSPVEVKEMKIPPATKPKPGSFRLAQHKKTPGYYVTSAAEKRLSATPGSGQREAQASAEKTQLPLPPPPPPPVQYQEETTGAANVELSPKGDNKNVAMMRITRQSSLPCKEPSLGLSLEKLRSFAAPRPYSPATPSRFAQAVSSAVKRSQSLSYKSPHSPVSPSLSPIPSHSPVSESEGLSKLEDGENRGLDSDKGSTLQGVDGEPQSFSGNVQVEGESSP